One Manduca sexta isolate Smith_Timp_Sample1 chromosome 26, JHU_Msex_v1.0, whole genome shotgun sequence genomic region harbors:
- the LOC115451829 gene encoding uncharacterized protein LOC115451829: protein MASDPDDFDKNIEFLKTTVRESFARVYASLKARELKTLRQLDAIRKQCENNSVSKKTCVQNLEIFFENEPTLLNLVSNYGAIDLERLNFDSNTFILEDYITPEDDHMYMYKDLTDNGDLAIEEAALKQVTATDDCVCYVNIQSEDVSKKFREVDPSVSPNKTSENISENNDVKPGSENDEPQTSIEESSDSSEVEVKKIDPTDDWLNSIKNQTETEPSQVTDVMEHSTIACL from the exons ATGGCGAGTGATCCTGACgatttcgataaaaatatagaattc TTAAAAACGACCGTCAGAGAATCGTTTGCGCGCGTTTATGCGAGTCTGAAAGCGAGGGAATTGAAAACTTTAAGGCAATTGGATGCTATCCGTAAACAATGCGAAAATAATAGTGTATCAAAGAAGACTTGCGTGCagaatttggaaatattttttgagaatGAGCCAACTTTGTTAAATCTAGTGAGTAATTACGGTGCGATCGACTTAGAAAGACTAAATTTTGATAGTAACACATTCATTTTGGAAGATTACATTACCCCGGAAGATGACCACATGTACATGTATAAAGACTTGACAGATAACGGAGATTTAGCTATAGAAGAGGCTGCCTTAAAACAAGTAACTGCCACAGACGACTGTGTgtgttatgtaaatatacaaagtGAAGATGTTTCTAAAAAATTTAGAGAAGTAGATCCAAGTGTAAGCCCTAACAAAACGTCCGAAAATATTAGTGAGAATAATGATGTGAAACCAGGTAGCGAGAATGATGAACCACAAACATCTATAGAAGAAAGTAGTGATAGTTCAGAAGTGGAGGTGAAAAAAATTGACCCGACCGATGACTGGTTGAATTCCATAAAGAACCAAACAGAAACAGAGCCCTCTCAAGTTACTGATGTCATGGAACATAGTACAATAGCATGTTTATAA
- the LOC115451828 gene encoding phosphatidate cytidylyltransferase, photoreceptor-specific, which yields MSELRQRRGEGDGNEKLETAGESDHVDSEEEKVLEEKYVDELAKTLPQGTDKTPEILDSALSGLSSRWRNWVIRGIFTWLMIGAFCLLIYGGPLALMITVLCVQVKCFEEIINIGYAVYRVHGLPWFRSLSWYFLLTSNYFFYGENLIDYFGVVINRTDYLHFLVTYHRFISFSLYCVGFVWFVLSLVKRYYMRQFSLFAWTHVALLIVVTQSYLIIQNIFEGLIWFIVPVSMIICNDVMAYVFGFFFGKTPLIKLSPKKTWEGFIGGGVSTVAFGLVLSYLMSQYPYLVCPIEYSDSLGRMTMDCEPSQLFRLHEYTPPQFLQPLMKVVGMEKFNMYPFMIHSLALSIFSSVIGPFGGFFASGFKRAFKIKDFGDVIPGHGGIMDRFDCQFLMATFVNVYITSFIRTATPQKLLQQVYNLKPEQQLQLFYALKESLEHRNILNTLP from the exons ATGAGTGAATTGAGACAACGGCGCGGCGAAGGCGATGGGAACGAGAAACTCGAAACCGCTGGAGAATCCGATCAT GTGGATTCTGAAGAGGAGAAGGTGTTAGAAGAGAAATATGTGGATGAATTGGCGAAAACATTGCCGCAAGGGACGGATAAAACTCCGGAGATCCTTGACTCTGCGCTTTCTGGACTATCCTCAAG ATGGAGGAACTGGGTGATCCGGGGCATCTTCACTTGGCTCATGATTGGCGCGTTCTGTCTCCTCATTTATGGCGGACCGCTTGCACTTATGATCACG GTTCTGTGCGTGCAAGTGAAATGCTTCGAGGAGATCATCAACATCGGCTACGCTGTGTACCGCGTTCACGGGCTGCCGTGGTTCCGTTCGCTCTCCTGGTACTTCCTGCTCACTTCCAACTACTTCTTCTACGGCGAGAACCTGATCGATTACTTCGGCGTCGTCATTAATAGAACG GACTACCTCCACTTCCTGGTAACGTACCACCGGTTCATATCGTTCAGCCTTTACTGCGTGGGATTTGTGTGGTTCGTGCTCTCGCTGGTGAAGAGATACTACATGCGCCAGTTCAGCCTGTTCGCGTGGACTCACGTGGCCCTGCTCATCGTGGTCACGCAGAGCTATCTCATCATACAGAACATATTTGAAG GTCTAATCTGGTTCATCGTGCCTGTTTCAATGATAATCTGCAACGATGTGATGGCGTACGTGTTCGGCTTCTTCTTCGGGAAGACACCGCTGATCAAGCTCAGCCCTAAGAAGACCTGGGAGGGATTCATCGGTGGCGGCGTTTCCACTGTTGCGTTTGgattggtg CTGTCGTACCTGATGTCCCAGTACCCGTACCTGGTGTGTCCGATCGAGTACTCGGACTCGCTCGGGCGCATGACGATGGACTGCGAGCCGTCGCAGCTGTTCCGCCTGCACGAGTACACGCCGCCGCAGTTCCTGCAGCCGCTCATGAAAGTG GTTGGCATGGAGAAGTTCAACATGTACCCGTTCATGATCCACTCGCTGGCGCTTAGCATCTTCAGCTCTGTCATCGGACCGTTCGGCGGATTCTTCGCTTCTGGATTCAAGAGGGCTTTTAAGAtcaag GACTTCGGCGACGTGATCCCGGGACACGGCGGCATCATGGACCGGTTCGACTGCCAGTTCCTGATGGCGACGTTCGTTAACGTGTACATCACCAGCTTCATACGCACCGCCACGCCGCAGAAACTGCTACAACAG GTGTACAACTTGAAACCCGAACAACAACTGCAACTGTTTTACGCGCTGAAAGAATCTCTGGAACACAGGAATATACTCAACACATTACCTTAA